A genome region from Anastrepha obliqua isolate idAnaObli1 chromosome 4, idAnaObli1_1.0, whole genome shotgun sequence includes the following:
- the LOC129244725 gene encoding GPI ethanolamine phosphate transferase 3 yields the protein MYYAWSYFFVLIWLAYMISSGVLLFSRGFLLSRVSKTDVSSCQRLSLNESDEYFVSEEIVQEIFKDVNATSNLCLPQKSKVIILVIDALKYEFGVYKENLTNPLPFENKLTIIHDLIENSPDNARLMRFKADPPTTTLQRLKGLTTGSLPTFVDMGSNFASPEINEDNIIDQLVKHDSPIVFLGDSTWTDLYPRRFKRSYSYPSFDIFDLDTIDNKIKQYLPKELGKDDWKVLIAHFLGVDHCGHKYGPMHEDMARKLDEMNEVIKSVVSKMDSDTILLVMGDHGMTASGDHGGETEDETNALLFAYTKGHKFIGSEFGSDNTTMQQIDLVPTLATILGVPIPYSNLGLVNFNLVPDVQVPYMNKFQTLLLHAWQNAQQIYKYFFNYALENKRTFSAEDLEQMHNEYVLFTHRVKTVYNEAGFKSFIGDLNANMRLILNTCREIWVKFDAVLMSQGLLLTLLPIFFSFLLINNLHAVEFYRIFRPKAVTYTYLLNIAAGFFGYRYFKNFSFKSAEHGIIFCTNILSAFVLVFHILQNWRAIANNWSTVKRFGNMPTRILFLISVSVFFSNSFVIQEPKILSYLLIASILLLAYEVLQKCVRLELSKRFRWSQFLRSLTVRLLLFSVLAIILIRYAYTLFRCREEQGNCTDFSNNAGGFSLKRPASGKTYILAVVIIVLYTTVSRLYLRHSGSLTGGSPNVWLARYGPTIASICAGGHLLLAHSAVKNVKRAHIDAMALVIYGLMMVQIVVLCVSPLLTFYVLPSFTTPIQVSQWDRVIPQIFKKIKRMYDDAEARVNQMDAMVYGLTTVYSSATIVFGLFLSMVLIVLLEPRASIGMISCVAISIVIILVHSILRYRTATSFENCVQPTFTAIISWFLLAHFCFFATSHQTTLSQIDWRAAFVGRTSGLGKSHLISGVLVILNTFCGQVFFFCMYNLLSVLTFSLCALYPKLIKSQHNLNANGNPAVASLEGIGFDMMRGEFLLFENEGTFLGGSFKLAVQFLILQGIKVFCAMLACTIHCRHLMVWKIFAPRFIYEGIGTFVSLAALIVGYFVILRINRALGRLISKTNSLKLD from the exons ATGTATTATGCATGGAGCTATTTCTTCGTTCTGATATGGCTGGCTTATATGATCTCATCTGGCGTGCTACTCTTCTCTCGTGGTTTCCTGCTTTCACGCGTGTCCAAAACGGACGTGAGTTCATGCCAACGTCTTTCTTTAAATGAAAGTGAT GAATATTTTGTCAGTGAGGAAATAGTACAAGAAATCTTTAAAGATGTAAATGCAACTTCCAATTTGTGTCTGCCGCAAAAATCAAAAGTGATTATATTGGTTATTGATGCGCTCAAATATGAATTCGGTGTTTATAAGGAAAACCTTACAAATCCACTTCCATTCGAAAATAAGCTGACAATAATACATGATCTAATAGAGAATTCGCCCGATAATGCACGACTTATGCGTTTCAAGGCAGATCCACCTACAACTACTTTGCAACGGCTGAAGGGACTTACAACCGGTAGTTTGCCAACATTTGTCGACATGGGCTCAAATTTTGCATCTCCTGAGATTAACGAAGACAATATCATTGATCAATTAGTGAAGCATGATTCACCGATTGTCTTTTTGGGAGACAGCACGTGGACGGATCTATATCCTCGTCGATTTAAGCGTTCCTATTCCTATCCAAGTTTTGACATTTTCGACTTAGATACAAtcgataataaaattaaacagtATTTGCCTAAAGAGCTTGGAAAGGACGATTGGAAGGTGCTAATTGCACATTTCTTAGGCGTTGATCATTGTGGACATAAATACGGACCTATGCATGAAGATATGGCACGTAAGCTCGATGAAATGAATGAGGTTATTAA ATCGGTTGTGTCAAAAATGGATAGCGATACAATTTTGCTTGTAATGGGTGATCATGGGATGACGGCATCTGGCGATCATGGGGGTGAAACCGAGGATGAGACTAATGCGCTATTGTTTGCCTACACTAAGGGCCATAAATTCATCGGTAGCGAATTCGGCTCAGATAACACAACCATGCAGcag ATCGATCTCGTGCCCACCTTAGCTACTATACTAGGCGTTCCAATACCGTACTCAAATTTGGGACTGGTCAACTTTAACCTCGTGCCTGACGTTCAAGTACCATACATGAACAAGTTCCAGACACTTCTACTGCATGCCTGGCAGAACGCACAACAGATTtacaaatactttttcaattacgCTTTGGAGAACAAACGCACGTTCAGTGCCGAAGATTTGGAGCAAATGCATAACGAATACGTCTTATTTACGCATCGCGTCAAAACCGTGTACAATGAGGCGGGCTTCAAGTCATTTATTGGTGATTTGAATGCTAATATGCGACTTATACTGAACACATGTCGAGAAATTTGGGTGAAATTTGATGCCGTCCTTATGTCTCAAGGTCTATTGCTTACGTTGCTGCCTATTTTCTTCTCATTTTTGTTGATCAATAACTTACACGCTGTGGAGTTTTATCGCATATTCAGACCCAAGGCAGTGACGTACACATACCTGCTAAATATTGCAGCCGGTTTCTTTGGCTATcgctatttcaaaaatttttccttcaaatCAGCGGAACATGGCATAATTTTCTGTACGAACATCCTTAGTGCGTTTGTGTTAGTTTTTCATATATTGCAAAATTGGAGGGCAATCGCCAACAATTGGTCAACAGTGAAGCGTTTCGGCAATATGCCAACTAGAATTCTTTTCCTAATCTCCGTAAGTGTCTTCTTCTCCAATAGTTTCGTTATACAGGAACCAAAAATACTCTCGTACCTATTGATAGCAAGCATTCTGCTGCTAGCGTACGAAGTGCTCCAAAAATGCGTTCGCCTCGAACTTAGCAAACGCTTTAGATGGTCGCAATTTTTACGCTCCCTCACAGTTCGGTTGCTGCTATTCAGCGTATTAGCCATAATTTTAATTCGTTACGCATACACATTGTTTCGTTGTCGAGAGGAACAAGGCAACTGCACGGACTTCTCTAACAACGCGGGAGGCTTCTCGCTTAAGCGACCGGCCAGTGGCAAGACGTACATTTTAGCTGTAGTCATTATAGTCCTCTACACAACGGTCTCCCGACTCTACCTACGACACAGTGGTAGTCTAACTGGTGGCTCTCCGAATGTGTGGCTGGCACGCTATGGTCCGACCATCGCTTCCATTTGTGCGGGCGGTCATTTGCTGCTCGCTCACAGCGCCGTTAAAAATGTAAAGCGCGCGCACATCGACGCCATGGCGCTTGTAATCTATGGACTTATGATGGTGCAGATTGTCGTCCTATGCGTTTCGCCCCTGCTGACATTCTACGTGCTGCCAAGTTTTACCACGCCTATCCAAGTGAGCCAGTGGGACCGAGTCATACCgcagattttcaagaaaattaagCGTATGTACGATGATGCGGAGGCGCGTGTAAATCAAATGGATGCAATGGTCTACGGGCTGACCACTGTGTATTCCTCGGCTACCATAGTGTTTGGACTTTTCCTCAGTATGGTTTTGATTGTGTTGCTTGAACCACGCGCCTCGATTGGCATGATCTCTTGTGTGGCAATTTCGATCGTCATCATCTTGGTGCATTCCATCTTGCGTTATCGAACTGCAACGAGTTTTG AAAACTGTGTTCAGCCCACATTTACGGCCATCATCAGTTGGTTTTTGCTGGCTCATTTTTGCTTCTTCGCCACCTCTCATCAGACTACACTCTCGCAGATAGACTGGCGCGCTGCTTTCGTGGGTCGTACCAGTGGTCTTGGAAAGTCACACTTGATTTCCGGGGTCCTAGTCATTCTCAACACCTTCTGTGGACAGGTGTTCTTTTTCTGCATGTACAATCTGCTTAGCGTGCTGACATTCTCGCTTTGTGCGCTGTACCCGAAACTAATAAAAAGTCAGCATAATCTAAACGCTAATGGAAATCCCGCTGTAGCATCGCTGGAAGGAATCGGCTTTGATATGATGCGCGGTGAATTTTTGCTTTTCGAGAATGAAGGCACTTTTCTGGGCGGCTCATTTAAACTCGCAGTACAGTTCCTTATACTGCAAGGCATTAAG GTGTTCTGTGCTATGCTTGCGTGCACCATTCACTGTCGGCATCTGATGGTCTGGAAAATCTTCGCACCGCGGTTTATATATGAGGGCATCGGGACATTTGTTAGTCTGGCTGCTCTAATTGTTGGCTATTTTGTTATATTGCGCATTAATCGTGCGTTAGGACGGCTAATTTCGAAGACGAATAGTTTAAAATTGGACTAA
- the LOC129243925 gene encoding H(+)/Cl(-) exchange transporter 7, producing MKKKDDDVECLISGDSDDSDDDALLQSKELENLEPKDVTNSFIRDKQQMDQDDDELPALLPDDSEPSSTAVNSFKKIQVAVPPKENGVRRNLNEAESNDILSVRTNEERGGGGQSQPTFYLRSRTAAVNAAALKDALYESLDYDVCDNVLFKEAQKSTNNARFNIRKDILRWIIFIQIGIVTALVACVIDIPIEELSAVKYTFLKNSVDNNVDANMNPGGNLVIPYLYWMAMSIVPVVLGAALVTYVEPITAGSGMPQVKSYLNGVKIPRIVRIKTLAVKAVGVVTAVVGGLVGGKEGPMAHAGAVVAAGISQGKSTTFVKDFRIFRDFRDDHEKRDFVLGGAAAGVAAAFGSPIGGMLFSLEEAASFWNQYLIWRTLVASIISSFTLNIVLSAYHGLNNFTFTGLFNLGKFEQPVTFAYYELPIFMLFGVTGGILGATWNSYNTHINRFRARFVKFKFARILEAALVAVIGVTLACIMIFFINDCRPLGNDPTDYPVQLFCEDNEYNAVAALWFQTPEATVRSLFHDPPGSHKILTLAVFTIVYYFLACVTFGLNVSLGIFIPTALVGAAWGRLVAMVIFYIFPEATFLNPGKYALIGAAANLGGVLRMTISLSVILLETTGIETSFFFPLIVTLISAKWVGDYFTEGIYDIQIKMSCVPVLPWELLPKYKGLKASQLMSSPVICIKKCDSAKYIYKVLRRCKHNGFPVVEDVQDNNRENGRVCGIVLRSQLIVILLNSFYEEKKRFWEKEISIQTFRNVYPRYPSIDSVRMLPEKQNYTVNLDIFMNPSPVRVSENDSASKIFNKFRALGLRHMIVIDRENRVVGIITRKDFLYK from the exons atgaagaagaaagaTGATGATGTTGAATGTTTGATAAGCGGCGATTCCGATGATAGCGATGATGACGCTTTACTACAATCTAAAGAACTGGAAAACCTTGAGCCAAAAGATGTTACTAATTCTTTTATCCGTGACAAACAGCAAATGGATCAAGACGATGACGAACTTCCAGCACTTTTACCTGACGATTCGGAGCCCAGCTCAACTGCGGTAAACTCATTTAAA aagATACAAGTTGCAGTACCGCCCAAAGAAAATGGAGTACGACGTAATTTGAATGAAGCGGAAAGTAATGATATTTTATCAGTGAGGACTAATGAGGAAAGAGGTGGTGGTGGTCAAAGTCAACCCACATTTTATTTGCGTTCGCGTACAGCCGCTGTAAATGCAGCGGCGCTTAAAGATGCCCTCTATGag agTTTGGACTACGATGTCTGTGATAATGTGCTATTCAAAGAAGCACAAAAAAGTACGAACAATGCACGATTTAACATTCGCAAAGACATTTTGCGTTGgataatatttatacaaattggCATAGTGACTGCCCTCGTCGCCTGTGTTATAGACATACCCATTGAAGAATTGTCGGCAGTAAAATACACGTTTCTGAAAAACT CCGTTGACAATAACGTAGATGCAAACATGAACCCCGGAGGGAATTTAGTCATACCATATCTCTATTGGATGGCTATGAGTATTGTGCCTGTGGTGTTAGGTGCAGCGCTGGTAACTTATGTGGAGCCAATTACAGCAGGCAGCGGTATGCCCCAAGTAAAAAGCTATCTTAACGGTGTGAAAATTCCGCGCATTGTACGCATCAAAACGCTGGCTGTAAAGGCGGTGGGCGTAGTAACAGCAGTGGTAGGCGGTTTAGTTGGAGGCAAG GAAGGACCAATGGCTCATGCGGGTGCGGTGGTAGCTGCCGGCATTTCGCAAGGCAAAAGTACCACCTTTGTGAAGGACTTTCGTATTTTTCGCGACTTTCGAGATGATCATGAGAAACGTGATTTTGTATTGGGTGGCGCGGCTGCTGGTGTTGCTGCAGCTTTCGGCTCGCCGATCGGAGGAATGCTATTCTCCTTGGAAGAGGCTGCAAGTTTTTGGAATCAATATCTCATTTGGCGTACGCTCGTTGCGTCGATTATAAGCTCATTCACCCTAAATATTGTGCTATCCGCATATCACGGATTGAATAACTTCACGTTTACTGGTCTCTTTAATTTGGGCAAATTCGAACAACCAGTTACTTTTGCTTATTACGAATTGCCTATCTTTATGCTATTCGGTGTAACCGGTGGTATATTGGGTGCTACGTGGAACTCATATAACACACATATCAATCGATTTCGTGCACGTTTCGTTAAGTTCAAATTTGCACGCATATTGGAAGCAGCGCTTGTGGCAGTGATTGGCGTGACATTGGCTTgtattatgatattttttataaatgattgCCGTCCACTCGGAAATGATCCTACGGATTATCCAGTACAG TTATTCTGTGAGGACAATGAATATAATGCTGTGGCAGCACTTTGGTTCCAAACACCTGAGGCGACAGTACGTTCCCTGTTTCACGATCCACCAG GTTCGCATAAAATATTGACGCTTGCCGTTTTCACGATAGTTTATTACTTTCTGGCCTGCGTTACTTTCGGTTTAAATGTGTCTCTTGGCATATTTATACCGACCGCTTTAGTTGGAGCTGCATGGGGCCGATTAGTTGCCATGGTTATTTTCTACATTTTCCCTGAAGCg acttTTTTGAATCCTGGCAAGTATGCGCTTATCGGCGCTGCAGCAAATTTAGGTGGCGTGCTGCGTATGACCATCAGTTTATCGGTCATACTTCTGGAGACAACAGGTATCGAAACATCATTCTTTTTTCCCTTAATTGTGACTTTGATTAGTGCAAAATGGGTGGGCGACTACTTTACTGAG GGCATCTATGacatacaaattaaaatgaGTTGTGTACCGGTGTTGCCGTGGGAACTACTTCCCAAGTATAAGGGGCTTAAAGCATCACAGTTGATGAGTTCACCTGTAATCTGCATTAAGAAATGTGACAGTgccaaatatatttacaaagtgCTGCGACGTTGCAAGCACAACGGTTTCCCAGTTGTGGAGGATGTACAGGAT aATAATCGAGAAAATGGACGTGTTTGCGGCATAGTGTTGCGTTCGCAATTAATAGTAATTTTACTGAACTCGTTTTATGAGGAAAAGAAGCGATTTTGGGAGAAAGAGATTTCAATACAAACGTTCCGAAACGTTTATCCCCGCTATCCGTCCATTGAT agcGTGCGCATGCTGCCCGAGAAGCAAAACTATACAGTGAATTTGGACATATTCATGAATCCATCACCAGTGCGAGTCAGCGAA AATGACTCAGCATCGAAGATATTTAATAAGTTCCGTGCGCTCGGCCTGCGACATATGATTGTGATTGATAGAGAAAATCGTGTTGTCGGTATTATTACACGCAAAGATTTTCTATATAAGTAG